A window of Mucilaginibacter paludis DSM 18603 contains these coding sequences:
- a CDS encoding RloB domain-containing protein, with the protein MTLVIENAENYDKSIWVLDLDAVIKENREKAQSKQDPMADLKKILDKVAGNNKIDVLINTPCFEFWFLLHVKETGKYYAECDPISKELKKFHPVEDYEKTKKYFTNSANDIYRRLKPYQTTGYRNSRKLGDFNISNPQQAKAEMFKIFDLLDLNK; encoded by the coding sequence GTGACACTAGTTATAGAAAATGCTGAGAACTATGATAAGTCGATTTGGGTGTTGGATTTGGATGCTGTTATCAAAGAAAACCGCGAAAAAGCTCAGTCGAAACAGGACCCGATGGCGGATTTGAAGAAGATTTTAGATAAGGTGGCCGGAAATAACAAAATTGATGTTTTGATTAATACGCCTTGTTTCGAATTTTGGTTTCTTTTGCATGTAAAGGAAACAGGTAAATATTACGCTGAATGCGATCCGATTAGCAAAGAGCTGAAGAAATTTCACCCTGTAGAAGATTACGAGAAAACTAAAAAGTATTTTACAAATTCGGCTAATGATATCTATAGAAGATTAAAGCCATACCAAACAACGGGCTACAGGAACTCAAGGAAATTGGGGGATTTTAATATCAGCAATCCCCAACAAGCTAAAGCGGAAATGTTTAAAATTTTTGACCTGCTCGACTTAAATAAATAG
- a CDS encoding DUF3606 domain-containing protein has protein sequence MDDDSNMRSLDTERINIHEYYEVEHWTKELNTNVEALKQAVATVGTSIKDIEKYLKQ, from the coding sequence ATGGACGATGATTCAAATATGCGTAGCCTTGATACCGAGCGCATCAATATACATGAGTATTACGAAGTGGAACACTGGACAAAAGAGTTAAACACCAATGTAGAGGCCTTGAAGCAGGCCGTTGCAACGGTTGGCACATCAATAAAAGATATCGAAAAATATCTTAAACAATAA
- a CDS encoding MFS transporter, whose translation MKNKEIAAFTGYQKMVIFILALTQFTVILDFMVMSPLGDMLMKSLSLKPSAFGVAVSAYAFSAGLSGLLTAGFADRFDRKKLLLFFYIGFIGGTVFCGLAHTYVVLVAARIITGLFGGVIGSISMAIITDLFTLQQRGRVMGFVQMGFGASQVLGVPIGLYLANALGWEAPFLMVAGLAGIIALVIMLRLKPVTQHLLVRNEKSVLLHLWHTVAKRDYRIGFTATALLSIGGFMMMPFGSAFAINNLGITAEQLPLLFMVSGVSSLIIMPVVGRLSDKVSKFRLFMIASIWMMVMCVLYTNLSVTPFLLVMVFNILMMMGVMSRVIPSSALTSAVPDMEDRGAFMSINASLQQIAGGVAAAVAGMIVVQKNNFSPLEHYNIVGYVIVGISIIGILLMYRVSELVLKKAAGKALVAFEEEVVLNEGL comes from the coding sequence ATGAAAAATAAAGAAATTGCAGCCTTTACGGGCTATCAAAAAATGGTGATATTTATTTTAGCCCTTACCCAATTTACGGTGATACTTGATTTTATGGTGATGTCGCCCCTGGGCGATATGCTCATGAAATCGTTAAGTTTAAAACCCTCCGCTTTTGGCGTAGCCGTATCGGCCTACGCTTTTAGCGCGGGCCTTTCGGGCCTGTTAACTGCTGGCTTTGCCGATAGGTTTGACCGTAAAAAGCTGCTGCTGTTTTTTTACATCGGCTTTATTGGCGGTACTGTATTTTGTGGTTTGGCGCATACTTATGTGGTACTGGTGGCGGCCCGTATTATCACCGGACTGTTCGGCGGGGTTATCGGCTCCATCTCTATGGCCATTATCACCGATTTATTTACGCTGCAGCAACGCGGCCGGGTAATGGGTTTTGTGCAAATGGGTTTTGGCGCCAGCCAGGTATTAGGTGTGCCTATAGGCCTGTACCTGGCCAATGCCCTGGGTTGGGAAGCGCCTTTTTTAATGGTTGCCGGTTTGGCGGGTATTATTGCGCTGGTTATTATGTTAAGACTAAAACCGGTAACACAACATTTGCTGGTACGTAACGAGAAATCGGTACTGCTGCACCTGTGGCATACAGTAGCTAAACGCGATTACCGCATTGGCTTTACCGCTACGGCACTGCTTTCGATAGGTGGTTTTATGATGATGCCCTTCGGCAGCGCCTTCGCTATCAATAACCTGGGGATTACTGCGGAGCAACTGCCCTTGTTATTTATGGTTTCGGGCGTTAGCTCATTAATTATTATGCCTGTTGTAGGCCGGTTGAGCGATAAGGTTAGTAAGTTTAGGTTATTTATGATAGCCTCGATATGGATGATGGTGATGTGCGTGCTTTATACCAACCTATCGGTAACGCCATTTTTGCTGGTTATGGTTTTTAATATCCTGATGATGATGGGGGTGATGAGCCGCGTGATACCATCATCAGCCTTAACCAGCGCCGTGCCCGATATGGAAGACAGAGGAGCCTTTATGAGCATCAACGCATCGTTACAACAAATAGCGGGCGGCGTAGCAGCGGCGGTTGCCGGGATGATTGTAGTACAGAAAAACAATTTTAGTCCGCTGGAGCATTACAATATTGTAGGTTATGTGATTGTGGGGATATCTATCATTGGTATTTTGCTGATGTACAGGGTAAGCGAGCTGGTATTGAAGAAAGCTGCCGGTAAAGCATTGGTTGCTTTTGAAGAAGAGGTGGTGTTGAATGAAGGGTTGTAA
- a CDS encoding TetR/AcrR family transcriptional regulator, translating into MRTRDTEKEQLVKQKAIENIVKYGFEGFSMNKLAKACGISVATLYIYYKDRDDLIIKVAMEEGDRMGDAMLKGFDPESSFEDGLWVQWKNRYEFMTQNYLSAQLFEQLRSSTYHEEFMSAVMERFKMTIGKFMQNVVARGEMNEMPLEVYWSVAFAPLYSLVRFHNEGRSIGGKAFIMNDELLQQAFNLVLKALKN; encoded by the coding sequence ATGCGCACCAGGGATACCGAAAAAGAGCAGTTAGTTAAGCAAAAGGCTATTGAAAATATTGTTAAATACGGCTTTGAGGGCTTCAGTATGAATAAGTTGGCTAAGGCCTGCGGCATATCGGTGGCTACGCTTTACATCTATTACAAAGATCGGGATGACTTGATCATCAAGGTGGCCATGGAGGAGGGCGATAGGATGGGCGACGCGATGTTGAAGGGTTTTGATCCGGAATCGTCGTTTGAGGATGGCTTGTGGGTGCAATGGAAAAACCGGTACGAGTTTATGACTCAGAATTATTTGTCGGCCCAGTTGTTTGAGCAGTTGCGCAGCTCAACCTATCACGAAGAGTTTATGAGCGCGGTGATGGAGCGGTTTAAAATGACGATAGGGAAGTTTATGCAGAATGTAGTGGCCCGGGGCGAGATGAATGAGATGCCTTTAGAGGTTTACTGGTCGGTAGCCTTTGCGCCGCTTTACTCGCTGGTGCGTTTCCATAACGAGGGGAGGAGCATTGGCGGTAAGGCATTTATCATGAACGACGAGTTATTACAACAAGCGTTTAACCTGGTATTAAAAGCGTTGAAAAACTAA
- a CDS encoding IS630 family transposase (programmed frameshift), whose translation MIKYRVTLTEEERGRLSAIISKGSHSAQQYRNAYILLNCDESGLGEKIINEEVSRVLKVSMRMIDRVKQRFVEDGFEACLDRKPIIKTKAKKIDGEAEAHLIALSCGKAPEGFSKWSLRLLADKMVELKYVEDISYETIRKTFKKNELKPWKVKGWVIPPHQSSDFVANMEHLLDVYKRPYSQEFPVVCMDESPKQLITETRLPIPMKPGQDAREDFEYARCGVANIFLASEPLNGKRYVEVTERKTKTDWAKFIKQIADDWYPKVTKITLVMDNLGTHKPAALYEAFEPKEAKRLRDRFEFVYTPKHGSWLNMAEIELNVLMGQCLNRRIDNIKKMQKEVLAWQTHRNNKEATINWQFTNDDARIKLKRLYPTILT comes from the exons ATGATAAAGTATAGAGTAACGTTAACAGAAGAAGAGCGGGGGCGGCTAAGTGCAATAATCAGCAAGGGTTCTCACAGTGCCCAACAGTATCGCAATGCTTATATTTTATTGAATTGCGATGAAAGTGGACTTGGGGAAAAGATCATCAACGAAGAAGTCAGCCGTGTTTTAAAAGTAAGCATGCGAATGATTGACCGGGTCAAACAGCGTTTTGTTGAAGACGGTTTTGAAGCGTGCCTGGACCGTAAGCCTATAATCAAGACAAAAGCAAAAAAAATAGACGGGGAAGCCGAGGCGCATTTAATAGCATTAAGTTGTGGCAAAGCACCCGAAGGCTTTTCAAAATGGTCGCTACGTTTATTGGCTGATAAAATGGTTGAGTTGAAATATGTAGAAGATATTTCCTATGAAACGATAAGAAAGACGT TTAAAAAAAACGAGTTAAAACCCTGGAAAGTAAAAGGCTGGGTAATACCACCGCACCAAAGCAGTGATTTTGTTGCTAATATGGAGCATTTGCTGGATGTATATAAACGACCTTATAGCCAAGAGTTTCCGGTCGTTTGTATGGATGAGTCCCCAAAACAGCTGATTACAGAAACACGGTTGCCCATCCCAATGAAACCCGGACAAGATGCTCGGGAAGATTTTGAATATGCGCGTTGCGGGGTAGCCAATATATTCTTGGCATCAGAGCCATTGAACGGGAAAAGATATGTGGAGGTGACAGAACGGAAAACAAAAACAGACTGGGCAAAATTCATCAAACAAATAGCCGACGATTGGTACCCGAAAGTCACTAAAATAACCTTGGTAATGGATAACCTTGGCACACATAAACCAGCAGCGTTGTACGAGGCCTTTGAGCCGAAAGAAGCCAAACGACTAAGGGACAGGTTTGAATTTGTTTACACCCCAAAGCATGGCAGTTGGTTGAACATGGCAGAAATAGAGTTAAATGTTTTGATGGGACAATGTCTAAACCGAAGGATTGACAATATCAAAAAGATGCAAAAAGAAGTGTTGGCCTGGCAAACCCACCGAAACAATAAAGAAGCTACCATTAACTGGCAATTTACAAATGACGATGCAAGGATTAAACTCAAACGCCTTTACCCGACAATTTTAACTTGA
- a CDS encoding GH39 family glycosyl hydrolase, which yields MLAPLRFCLLLLIIALIQTSAFAQDKVPVNISVDLNQQIGPMKPIWAWFGYDEPNFTYMKDGRRLLTEIAALSPVPVYVRAHNLLTSGDGVAALKWGSTNIYTEDAQGRPIYNYHIVDSIFDTYVKRGMKPLAQIGFMPEALSTHPEPYRHYWKPGMDYKVIETGWAYPPKDYKKWGELVYQWVKHCVARYGQKEVESWYWEVWNEPDGAYWKGTEAEFFKLYDYAADGVKRALPTARIGGANVTGGATRWLRDFINHCLKDTNYVTGKIGSPMDALLFHAKGSPRIVNGVVTMGIRNQLGNINGHFKVISAYPQLKNIPIIIGESDPEGCAACGMATNPENAYRNGTMYSSYTAAAFARKYQLADQFGLNLTGAVSWSFEFEDQPWFAGFRDLATNGVDKPVLNVFRMYGMMKGERVLAQSDRMYALKTILDSGIRKQTDVGVLATKAKGYAAVMVWNYHDEDKQDAGSAIRLNISGVPSATAKLTQYRIDNQHSNSYEVWKKMGSPQNPTPQQISQLEKAGQLQTMGAAQKVLVKDGAAVVNLVLPRQGVALLKLDW from the coding sequence ATGCTTGCACCCTTACGCTTTTGCCTGCTGCTGCTTATTATTGCCCTTATCCAAACAAGCGCCTTCGCGCAGGATAAAGTCCCCGTGAACATTAGTGTTGATTTAAACCAACAAATTGGCCCCATGAAACCCATATGGGCATGGTTTGGTTATGATGAACCCAATTTTACTTATATGAAAGACGGCCGCAGGCTGCTTACCGAAATTGCGGCTTTGAGCCCTGTACCGGTTTATGTGCGTGCACATAACCTGCTCACATCCGGCGATGGCGTGGCGGCTTTAAAGTGGGGGTCAACCAATATTTATACTGAAGATGCCCAGGGCAGGCCCATTTACAATTACCACATTGTGGATAGTATTTTTGATACTTACGTTAAACGCGGCATGAAACCGCTGGCGCAAATTGGCTTTATGCCCGAGGCTTTATCTACCCACCCGGAGCCTTACCGGCATTACTGGAAACCGGGGATGGACTACAAGGTTATTGAAACAGGATGGGCCTACCCGCCCAAGGATTATAAAAAATGGGGCGAGCTGGTTTATCAGTGGGTTAAACATTGCGTGGCCCGCTACGGGCAAAAAGAGGTTGAAAGCTGGTACTGGGAGGTTTGGAACGAGCCCGACGGCGCCTACTGGAAAGGCACCGAAGCGGAGTTTTTTAAGCTGTACGATTACGCGGCAGATGGCGTAAAGCGGGCCCTGCCTACCGCCCGCATAGGCGGCGCCAATGTTACTGGCGGCGCTACCCGGTGGCTGCGCGATTTTATTAACCATTGTTTAAAGGACACTAATTACGTTACGGGGAAAATAGGATCGCCGATGGATGCGCTATTGTTCCATGCCAAGGGTTCGCCCCGGATTGTAAACGGCGTGGTTACCATGGGGATCCGCAATCAGCTGGGTAATATTAACGGACATTTTAAGGTGATCAGCGCTTACCCGCAGCTCAAAAACATCCCCATCATCATCGGCGAATCAGACCCGGAAGGTTGCGCGGCCTGCGGCATGGCTACCAACCCCGAGAATGCTTACCGGAACGGCACCATGTATTCCAGCTATACTGCGGCAGCATTCGCCCGTAAATATCAACTGGCCGATCAGTTTGGCTTGAACCTTACGGGAGCGGTATCGTGGTCGTTTGAGTTTGAGGATCAGCCCTGGTTTGCGGGTTTCCGCGATCTGGCAACTAACGGCGTTGATAAACCTGTTTTAAACGTTTTCCGGATGTACGGCATGATGAAGGGCGAGCGGGTGTTGGCGCAAAGCGACCGGATGTACGCCCTGAAAACTATCCTCGACTCGGGTATCAGAAAGCAAACCGACGTTGGCGTATTAGCTACCAAAGCAAAGGGCTACGCCGCAGTAATGGTGTGGAACTACCACGACGAGGACAAGCAGGACGCTGGTTCGGCCATCAGGCTCAACATCAGTGGCGTACCGTCGGCAACCGCTAAACTAACCCAATACCGTATCGATAACCAACACAGTAATTCGTACGAGGTATGGAAGAAAATGGGCTCGCCACAAAACCCTACCCCGCAGCAAATCAGTCAGCTTGAAAAAGCCGGACAGCTGCAAACTATGGGGGCTGCGCAAAAGGTGCTTGTTAAGGATGGCGCAGCGGTTGTAAACCTGGTTTTACCGCGACAGGGGGTTGCTTTGTTGAAGTTGGATTGGTAA
- a CDS encoding AAA family ATPase has product MIIYFSASNFRSIKDTVTLSFEPEKAQDLDQYYLVEPIEGLKLLKLGLIYGPNGSGKTNLLKALNFLRRLVIEPLEKKSELLDFSPFLFDDSTPVEDSVLEVAFVANGVKFLYNVSFNTNSITFESLHFYSPNKALVYKRTTDAEKRLSLIEFGNKIKIKKSHKETLEANTLWNNTVLGGFMKTNIESEELKNSVDWFQNVLKALITPKTNLLGYISDRLDAKKVDKKTVIELLKKADFKINDILIEKTDEPVPEQLLELMKVLSRDSTSAEDSIKKMEEEGKISRKQIYFEHVVINEGKEALYKLPYKDESQGTQRYYQFSGLLDIMLRQQTVFPIDELESSLHPDLVKHFLLIFLVNSKNSQLIATTHHRELLMEKDMLREDVIWFAQKQANGSMDLYSLSEFDSSVVRNTSSVFNAYKSGKLGAVPALSDYYLDINADEK; this is encoded by the coding sequence ATGATTATTTACTTTTCTGCGAGCAACTTTCGAAGTATAAAAGACACGGTTACGCTGTCTTTTGAGCCGGAGAAAGCACAGGATCTTGACCAATATTACTTAGTTGAACCGATTGAAGGCCTTAAACTACTTAAGCTTGGGTTGATATATGGGCCTAATGGTTCAGGTAAAACAAACCTTCTTAAAGCATTAAATTTTCTACGCCGCTTGGTTATTGAGCCGTTAGAAAAGAAAAGCGAATTGCTCGACTTTAGCCCGTTTTTGTTTGATGATTCAACGCCAGTCGAAGATTCTGTCTTAGAAGTGGCTTTTGTGGCGAATGGAGTCAAGTTTTTATATAACGTTAGTTTTAACACCAATTCAATAACGTTTGAGAGCCTGCACTTTTACTCGCCGAATAAGGCGCTGGTGTATAAAAGAACTACTGATGCTGAAAAGCGCCTATCACTAATTGAATTTGGCAATAAAATCAAAATAAAAAAATCGCATAAGGAGACCTTAGAAGCAAATACTCTGTGGAATAATACCGTGTTAGGAGGCTTTATGAAGACTAATATTGAGTCGGAAGAGCTAAAAAATAGTGTAGACTGGTTTCAAAATGTTTTAAAAGCATTAATTACTCCGAAGACAAATTTGCTCGGCTATATATCGGACCGGTTAGATGCGAAGAAAGTTGACAAGAAGACAGTTATTGAGTTGCTAAAAAAAGCGGATTTTAAAATCAACGATATACTAATTGAGAAAACAGATGAACCTGTACCTGAGCAATTATTGGAGTTGATGAAAGTATTAAGTAGAGATTCCACTTCGGCTGAAGACAGCATTAAGAAAATGGAAGAAGAGGGTAAAATATCACGTAAACAAATTTATTTTGAACATGTAGTTATAAATGAAGGGAAAGAAGCACTTTATAAATTACCGTATAAGGATGAATCGCAGGGTACGCAACGCTATTACCAATTTAGCGGATTGCTTGATATTATGCTTCGGCAACAAACTGTGTTTCCTATTGATGAATTGGAATCTTCCTTGCACCCTGACTTGGTCAAACACTTTCTTTTGATTTTTTTAGTTAATTCTAAAAATTCTCAGTTGATAGCCACAACTCACCATCGGGAGCTATTAATGGAAAAAGATATGTTGAGAGAGGATGTGATTTGGTTTGCACAGAAACAAGCTAATGGTAGTATGGACTTATATTCCCTTAGTGAATTTGATTCGTCCGTTGTCCGAAATACGTCTTCGGTATTTAACGCCTATAAATCTGGGAAGCTTGGGGCTGTCCCGGCGCTGAGTGATTACTATTTAGATATTAATGCAGACGAGAAATAA
- the ligD gene encoding DNA ligase D, with protein sequence MSLDKYVEKRDFTKTAEPKAGKSADKDKLMFVIQKHDASHLHYDFRLEMGGVLKSWAVPKGPSTDPKNKRLAMMVEDHPFDYRNFEGIIPQGEYGGGTVIVWDEGTYEPIEEIKGKKAQEKHLLQQLKSGSLKIKLHGKKLEGEYALVKTHGMGENGWLLIKHKDAYASADDITKDDKSVLSGKTIEGIEKTGDKVWLHGHEEDLEKPKKVSKKKAPEPAADLAGNDSGDAEAPDVAALLKKAKKASIPRGIKPMLATLVDEPFDDPDWVYEVKWDGYRALSLINKGEVEMLSRNNKDFNEKFYPIYQALLKWKIDIVVDGEVLVLNEQGISNFGDLQNWRSEADGELTYYIFDVLWYDGKNLMDLPLSQRQAILKEIIPTNDDRIRLSKVFKASGTEFFSAAERMGLEGIIAKKASSTYSPGLRSNEWLKIKVHKRQEVIIAGYTRNQDTSKQFSSLLLGVYQDGVLQYVGKVGTGFSDKLQKEMIAQFKPLVTDKSPFDTIPDVNKPSRFRPNPPKAKATWLKPELVCEVAFSEVTSDGVFRHPSFQGMRIDKKAKEVVRETAIPTEQVMEQTEKKTGTHAEAIKPPKEKGRKTLLNPTEETQVRKICGHDLKFTHLSKIYWPEDKVSKRDMFNYYYQVAEYILPYLKDRPMSLNRFPGGIHGPSFYQKDVTGKAPDWVKTFPYTTSEGEHKEYLVGTDEAALLWMAALGCIEMNPWFSRVESPDNPDYCVIDLDPDKNTFDQVIEAALEVKKVLDAIDVPSFCKTSGSTGMHIYIPLGAKYDYDQSQMFARIIVNIVHKQLPDYTSLERMVANRKGKMYLDFLQNRPGATIAGPYSLRPKVGATVSMPLHWDEVKPGLTMKDFTIFNSVARLKTEGDLFKGVLGKGIDLEKVIGKAKSVFEV encoded by the coding sequence ATGAGCCTGGATAAATACGTGGAGAAGCGCGACTTTACCAAAACCGCAGAGCCCAAAGCCGGTAAAAGTGCCGACAAGGATAAGCTGATGTTTGTGATCCAGAAGCACGATGCATCGCACCTGCATTATGATTTCAGGCTCGAGATGGGCGGCGTATTGAAGAGTTGGGCGGTGCCCAAAGGCCCTTCAACCGACCCTAAAAACAAGCGCCTGGCCATGATGGTGGAGGATCATCCGTTCGACTATCGCAACTTTGAAGGCATCATCCCGCAGGGTGAGTATGGCGGCGGTACAGTAATTGTTTGGGACGAGGGCACCTACGAACCTATCGAGGAGATTAAAGGCAAAAAAGCTCAGGAGAAACATTTGCTACAGCAACTTAAATCGGGCTCACTCAAAATTAAGCTCCACGGTAAAAAGCTGGAAGGTGAATACGCGCTGGTTAAAACCCACGGCATGGGCGAAAACGGCTGGCTGCTCATCAAACACAAAGATGCTTACGCTTCCGCGGATGATATTACTAAGGACGATAAGTCGGTACTATCTGGCAAAACCATTGAGGGGATAGAGAAAACCGGCGACAAGGTGTGGCTGCACGGGCACGAGGAAGATTTAGAAAAGCCGAAGAAGGTCAGTAAAAAAAAAGCCCCTGAACCGGCAGCAGATTTAGCCGGTAACGATAGCGGCGATGCCGAAGCCCCCGATGTGGCTGCCTTACTTAAAAAAGCCAAAAAAGCGTCCATCCCCAGAGGGATTAAACCCATGCTGGCTACCCTGGTTGATGAGCCTTTTGACGACCCCGACTGGGTTTACGAGGTGAAGTGGGATGGCTACCGCGCCCTCAGTTTGATTAACAAAGGCGAGGTGGAGATGCTGTCGCGAAATAATAAGGATTTTAACGAGAAGTTTTATCCCATTTACCAGGCCCTGTTAAAATGGAAGATAGATATTGTGGTAGATGGCGAAGTGCTGGTGCTCAATGAGCAAGGCATATCCAACTTTGGCGATTTACAAAACTGGCGAAGCGAAGCCGATGGCGAATTGACCTATTATATTTTTGATGTGCTTTGGTACGATGGTAAAAACCTGATGGACCTGCCTTTAAGCCAAAGACAAGCCATTTTAAAAGAGATAATACCCACCAACGACGATCGCATCCGCCTGAGCAAAGTTTTTAAAGCCAGCGGAACCGAATTTTTTAGCGCCGCCGAGCGGATGGGGCTGGAGGGCATTATTGCCAAAAAAGCCAGCAGCACTTATTCGCCGGGTTTGCGGTCTAACGAATGGTTGAAGATTAAGGTACACAAGCGGCAGGAGGTAATTATAGCGGGCTATACCCGCAACCAGGATACCTCCAAGCAATTCAGTTCGCTGTTGCTGGGTGTTTACCAGGATGGCGTGCTGCAATATGTAGGCAAGGTAGGCACCGGGTTTTCTGATAAGCTGCAAAAGGAGATGATAGCGCAGTTTAAACCCCTGGTTACCGATAAAAGCCCCTTTGATACCATTCCGGATGTTAACAAGCCGTCGCGCTTCAGGCCCAACCCGCCCAAGGCAAAGGCAACCTGGCTTAAGCCCGAGCTGGTTTGCGAGGTAGCTTTTAGCGAGGTAACCAGCGATGGAGTTTTCAGGCACCCATCGTTCCAGGGCATGCGCATCGATAAAAAAGCCAAAGAGGTAGTACGCGAAACAGCTATCCCAACCGAACAAGTAATGGAGCAGACAGAAAAAAAAACCGGCACCCATGCCGAAGCTATTAAGCCGCCAAAGGAGAAGGGACGCAAAACTTTACTGAACCCCACAGAAGAAACCCAGGTACGCAAAATTTGCGGCCACGACCTGAAGTTTACCCACCTGAGCAAAATTTACTGGCCCGAAGATAAGGTGAGCAAGCGAGATATGTTTAACTACTACTACCAGGTTGCCGAATATATTTTGCCCTACCTGAAGGATAGGCCCATGTCGCTCAATCGTTTTCCAGGCGGCATCCATGGCCCCAGCTTTTACCAAAAGGATGTTACAGGCAAAGCGCCCGACTGGGTTAAAACTTTCCCCTATACCACCAGCGAAGGTGAGCACAAAGAGTACCTGGTTGGTACCGACGAGGCTGCCCTGCTATGGATGGCCGCCCTCGGTTGTATCGAAATGAACCCCTGGTTTAGCCGGGTGGAGTCGCCGGATAACCCTGATTATTGCGTGATTGACCTGGACCCCGATAAAAACACCTTCGACCAGGTAATTGAAGCCGCGCTCGAGGTTAAAAAGGTTTTGGATGCCATTGATGTACCCTCTTTTTGCAAAACATCCGGCTCTACCGGCATGCACATTTATATCCCGCTGGGGGCAAAGTATGATTATGATCAATCGCAAATGTTTGCCCGTATTATAGTGAATATTGTACACAAGCAGCTGCCCGATTATACCAGCCTGGAGCGTATGGTAGCCAACCGCAAAGGCAAAATGTACCTCGACTTTTTGCAAAACCGACCCGGTGCCACCATTGCCGGCCCGTACTCGTTGCGCCCCAAAGTAGGCGCTACCGTATCCATGCCCCTGCATTGGGACGAGGTAAAACCAGGACTAACCATGAAGGATTTCACCATATTCAATTCCGTAGCCCGCCTGAAAACCGAGGGCGATTTGTTTAAAGGCGTTTTAGGAAAAGGCATTGACCTTGAGAAAGTAATTGGCAAAGCTAAGAGTGTCTTTGAGGTGTGA